In one window of Enterobacteriaceae endosymbiont of Donacia cincticornis DNA:
- a CDS encoding exodeoxyribonuclease V subunit gamma: MFTIYYSNNIDVLLNLIKTQIKKYPLKKILEPELIFCEKYKNFSELIKIKFSNILGIYGNINFINFDKFIWDIFKTIIPDLNKDDFLYKKNIVWLIFLLIPKLISTKEFKNFRENFKFKIKDVKYLFQLSEEISKLYDYYQKHKPELLLIWTKNKIDPLLNNKHQIWQAKLWKTLLSYYKNILHKKLWHYGKLYDYYQKYKKYKKFKYNLLPQRIFILDIQNIPLIYLKLLKKLEKYIEIHILLCNPSKDYWDNFFYNKKNQKINFNKLLFLWGNYTLNNINKLVDLSARYVETFIKYDNTILLNHIKNDFLYIQKNNINFKKKINYLDKSIQINVCEDFYTEITLLYNNIIYTLKKNQNYFLHDIIIVSPKLKLYIPFINSIFRKMNLPINIYSNLNNMKNLDILNKFLFLLKISYKDLTPNDIFFLLDNKFISKNFSLSTEDIKYLHYWIKYVGIKYNLNIKNFNKISLPKDQNTWKLGLYRIFLGFALNTHFGPWKNIVPYDISIGLSKELLGKFIYFLLKLEKWEKKLKKKFSLEKWKKNLLNLYSDFFLKSDLVSKNIYFILKKILFFLNQGINYQYKKKISIDIIIEKINFLIKKKYKNFYFCINKINFCPFHIFQNMVFKKVFMIGMNNDFLPKKINPIIFDVTNNFFNKKEKNYLDKEKNILLKLIISTENKLFISYTNNNLNNNNNLSILINELLLYISKNYYLKNNLIKYFYRNYHNNFLIKKQNILYFNNFQKLKLINITKLSINNLVNFWKHPVKGFFNQRFKIYLKNINYITTSDIELFKINPLQEFLIKKKILHTLLSNKNINDLYIYYLNKGILPYGYYGKIWWEEKLCKINQILNNQFKKYQYIEQINKINLNISNLRLKGEINYFSYKNNYIIIEPKIIDIKSIINLWIKHLILCIQNNKKFFLSIYGLENTKFSFKFLEKKKAYFLLEKYINGYIQGINNPILLPMKSSWMWINNCYDKIKKYININNYIQNKSKKKFFYYWNSNNIINECNDPYFQKLNFYLNDKNWLDTKRLIEKWMFDLLYYSN; encoded by the coding sequence ATGTTTACAATTTATTATTCAAATAATATTGATGTTTTATTAAATTTAATAAAAACTCAAATTAAAAAATATCCTTTAAAAAAAATATTAGAACCAGAATTAATATTCTGTGAAAAATATAAAAATTTTTCTGAATTAATAAAAATTAAATTTTCAAATATATTAGGGATATATGGAAATATAAATTTTATTAATTTTGATAAATTTATTTGGGATATATTTAAAACAATAATTCCTGATTTAAATAAAGATGATTTTTTATATAAAAAAAATATTGTTTGGTTAATATTTTTATTAATTCCAAAATTAATATCTACAAAAGAATTTAAAAATTTTAGAGAAAATTTTAAATTTAAAATTAAAGATGTTAAATATTTATTTCAATTATCAGAAGAAATATCTAAATTATACGATTATTATCAAAAACATAAACCAGAATTATTATTAATATGGACAAAAAATAAAATTGATCCTTTATTAAATAATAAACATCAAATATGGCAGGCCAAATTATGGAAAACATTATTAAGTTATTATAAAAATATTTTACATAAAAAATTATGGCATTATGGTAAATTATATGATTATTACCAAAAATATAAAAAATATAAAAAATTTAAATATAATTTACTTCCACAAAGAATATTTATTCTAGATATACAAAATATACCTTTAATATATTTAAAATTATTAAAAAAATTAGAAAAATATATAGAAATACATATTTTATTATGTAATCCTTCTAAAGATTATTGGGATAATTTTTTTTATAATAAAAAAAATCAAAAAATTAATTTTAATAAGTTATTATTTTTATGGGGAAATTATACTTTAAATAATATTAATAAATTAGTAGATTTATCAGCTAGATATGTTGAAACATTTATAAAATATGATAATACAATTTTATTAAATCACATCAAAAATGATTTTTTATATATACAAAAAAATAATATAAATTTTAAAAAAAAAATTAATTATTTGGATAAATCTATACAAATAAATGTTTGTGAAGATTTTTATACAGAAATAACATTATTATATAATAATATAATATATACTTTAAAAAAAAATCAAAACTATTTTTTACATGATATAATTATTGTTTCTCCTAAATTAAAATTATATATACCATTTATTAATTCTATTTTTAGAAAAATGAATCTTCCTATTAATATATATTCTAATTTAAATAATATGAAAAATTTAGATATTTTAAATAAATTTTTATTTTTATTAAAAATATCTTATAAAGATTTAACTCCCAATGATATTTTTTTTTTATTAGATAATAAATTTATATCTAAAAATTTTTCTTTATCTACAGAAGATATAAAATATTTGCATTATTGGATAAAATATGTAGGTATTAAGTATAATTTAAATATTAAAAATTTTAATAAAATTTCTTTACCAAAAGATCAAAATACATGGAAACTAGGTTTATATCGTATATTTTTAGGTTTTGCTTTAAATACACATTTTGGCCCTTGGAAAAATATTGTTCCATATGATATATCAATAGGATTATCTAAAGAATTATTAGGAAAATTTATTTATTTTTTATTAAAATTAGAAAAATGGGAAAAAAAATTAAAAAAAAAATTTTCTTTAGAAAAATGGAAAAAAAATTTATTAAATCTTTATTCTGATTTTTTTCTAAAATCTGATTTAGTATCAAAAAATATATATTTTATTTTAAAAAAAATTTTATTTTTTCTTAATCAAGGTATAAATTATCAATATAAAAAAAAAATTTCTATTGATATAATTATAGAAAAAATTAATTTTTTAATTAAAAAAAAATATAAAAATTTTTATTTTTGTATAAATAAAATAAATTTTTGTCCTTTTCATATATTTCAAAATATGGTTTTTAAAAAAGTTTTTATGATAGGAATGAATAATGATTTTTTACCAAAAAAGATAAATCCTATAATTTTTGATGTAACTAATAATTTTTTTAATAAAAAAGAAAAAAATTATTTAGATAAAGAAAAAAATATTTTATTAAAATTAATAATTTCTACAGAAAATAAATTATTTATTAGTTATACAAATAATAATTTAAATAATAATAATAATTTATCTATATTAATTAATGAATTATTATTATATATTTCAAAAAATTATTATTTAAAAAATAATTTAATTAAATATTTTTATAGAAATTATCATAATAATTTTTTAATAAAAAAACAAAATATATTATATTTTAATAATTTTCAAAAATTGAAATTAATAAATATTACTAAATTATCAATTAATAATTTAGTTAATTTTTGGAAACATCCTGTAAAAGGATTTTTTAATCAAAGATTTAAAATATATTTAAAAAATATAAATTATATAACAACATCTGACATAGAATTATTTAAAATTAATCCATTACAAGAATTTTTAATAAAAAAAAAAATATTACATACACTTTTATCAAATAAAAATATTAATGATTTATATATTTATTATTTAAATAAAGGTATTTTACCTTATGGATATTATGGAAAAATATGGTGGGAAGAAAAACTTTGTAAAATAAATCAAATTTTAAATAATCAATTTAAAAAATATCAATATATAGAACAAATTAATAAAATTAACTTAAATATTTCTAACCTCAGATTAAAAGGGGAAATTAACTATTTTAGTTATAAAAATAACTATATTATAATAGAACCTAAAATAATAGATATAAAGTCTATTATAAATTTATGGATCAAACATTTAATTTTGTGTATACAAAATAATAAAAAATTTTTTTTATCTATTTATGGATTAGAAAATACAAAATTTAGTTTTAAATTTTTAGAAAAGAAAAAAGCTTATTTTTTATTAGAAAAATATATTAATGGTTATATACAAGGTATAAATAATCCTATTTTATTACCTATGAAAAGTTCTTGGATGTGGATAAATAACTGTTATGATAAAATTAAAAAATATATTAATATAAATAATTATATACAAAATAAATCAAAAAAAAAATTTTTTTACTATTGGAATAGTAATAATATTATTAATGAATGTAATGATCCATATTTTCAGAAATTAAATTTTTATTTAAATGATAAAAATTGGTTAGATACTAAAAGATTAATAGAAAAATGGATGTTTGATCTACTTTATTATAGTAATTAA
- a CDS encoding YebC/PmpR family DNA-binding transcriptional regulator has product MSGHSKWSNTRYRKKFQDNKKNKIFSRIIKELKSSIQIGKGINPQYNSKLRLVIEKALAHNMSRTTINNVLKKNFDKEDENKLKEVYYEGYGPENIALLIKCLTNNNNRTISFIRKILSKIGGNLKQKGAVDYIFNKQIFITYSYKNNIDHIINMAEKLKANDIFLNKKNIQIIFTRKKYKIFAKKIKKFEIKPIKIELNIEPFVKKKINIFTKNKLIYLKSLCKTNKDIKNFYHNAEF; this is encoded by the coding sequence ATGTCTGGACATAGTAAATGGTCTAATACACGTTATCGTAAAAAGTTTCAAGATAATAAAAAAAATAAAATTTTTTCTAGAATTATTAAAGAATTAAAATCATCTATTCAAATAGGAAAAGGAATTAATCCACAATATAATTCAAAATTACGTTTAGTTATAGAAAAAGCATTAGCTCATAATATGAGCCGTACTACAATTAATAATGTTTTAAAAAAAAATTTCGATAAAGAAGATGAAAATAAGTTAAAAGAAGTATATTATGAAGGTTATGGACCTGAAAATATTGCATTGTTAATAAAATGTTTAACTAATAATAATAATAGAACTATATCTTTTATACGTAAAATCTTGAGTAAGATTGGAGGTAATTTAAAACAAAAAGGAGCAGTAGATTATATATTTAATAAACAGATATTTATTACATATTCATATAAAAATAATATAGATCATATTATAAATATGGCAGAAAAATTAAAAGCAAATGATATTTTTTTAAATAAAAAAAATATTCAAATAATTTTTACAAGAAAAAAATACAAAATTTTTGCGAAAAAAATAAAAAAATTTGAAATAAAACCAATCAAAATTGAATTAAATATAGAACCATTCGTAAAAAAAAAAATTAATATTTTTACAAAAAATAAATTAATTTATTTAAAATCTTTATGTAAAACAAATAAAGATATTAAAAATTTTTATCATAATGCAGAATTTTAA
- the ptsI gene encoding phosphoenolpyruvate-protein phosphotransferase PtsI yields MISGILASPGISFGRAFLLKIDNIIINRKKITDNQIDIEINKFLNSQKKSIEQLEYIKIKLLKNCDSEKKSILDGHILLLQDEEMTKEVILLIKKKFISADAAVDFVIKSQIKILQNLHDQYLKERAIDIRDIGNRLIKNILNLNIINLNDIDKKIILIAKDLTPSETAQLNLNKILGFITDLGSKTSHTAIMARSLEIPAIVGTGNITKKVKTNDYIILDSINNHIFINPSQEIIKEKKILLKKYIIEKEKLKKSSNLPAQTKDNYKIKICGNIGSLKELKNIKNNGADGIGLYRTEFLFMNRNSLPTEEEQFYIYKTLAINMNKKPVIIRTMDIGGDKKISYMNLPKEENPFLGYRAIRISIDRKDILHTQLRAILRASSFGNLHIMFPMIISIDEVLFLKDELKHLKNELQKQKYDFNKNISIGIMIETPASAIISHFLIKEIDFFSIGTNDLTQYTLAVDRGNDLISHLYNPIHPAILCLIKRVIDASHEEGKWTGMCGELASDEFFIPVLLGMGLNELSMNAISIPKIKNIIRNTKISKAKELANNILLQPTIKNIQNLLLEFNKKNYF; encoded by the coding sequence ATGATTTCAGGAATTTTAGCTTCTCCTGGCATTTCATTTGGTAGAGCATTTTTATTAAAAATAGATAATATTATTATTAATCGTAAAAAAATTACTGATAATCAAATAGATATAGAAATTAATAAATTTTTAAATAGTCAAAAAAAATCTATAGAACAATTAGAATATATAAAAATAAAATTACTTAAAAATTGTGATTCTGAAAAAAAATCAATTCTTGATGGACATATTCTTTTACTTCAAGATGAAGAAATGACAAAAGAAGTTATTTTATTAATAAAAAAAAAATTTATATCAGCAGATGCTGCAGTAGATTTTGTAATAAAATCTCAAATTAAAATATTACAAAATTTACATGATCAATATTTGAAAGAAAGAGCTATTGATATTAGAGATATAGGAAATCGTTTAATAAAAAATATTTTAAATTTAAATATTATTAATTTAAATGATATAGATAAAAAAATAATTTTAATTGCAAAAGATCTCACACCATCAGAAACAGCACAATTAAATTTAAATAAAATTTTAGGATTTATTACTGATTTAGGAAGTAAAACATCTCATACAGCTATAATGGCACGTTCATTAGAAATACCAGCAATTGTTGGTACTGGTAATATTACAAAAAAAGTTAAAACAAATGATTATATTATTTTAGATAGTATTAATAATCATATTTTTATTAATCCTTCTCAAGAAATAATAAAAGAAAAAAAAATATTATTAAAAAAATATATAATTGAAAAAGAAAAATTAAAAAAAAGTAGTAATTTACCTGCTCAAACTAAAGATAATTACAAAATTAAAATTTGTGGTAATATAGGATCTTTAAAAGAACTAAAAAATATTAAAAATAATGGTGCTGATGGTATAGGATTGTATAGAACAGAATTTTTATTTATGAATCGTAACTCTCTCCCTACAGAAGAGGAACAATTTTATATTTATAAAACATTAGCAATAAATATGAATAAAAAACCTGTTATTATAAGAACTATGGATATAGGTGGTGATAAAAAAATATCATATATGAATTTACCAAAAGAAGAAAATCCATTTTTAGGTTATAGAGCCATTAGAATAAGTATCGATCGAAAAGATATTTTACACACACAATTAAGAGCTATTTTAAGAGCTTCTTCTTTTGGAAATCTACATATAATGTTTCCTATGATTATTTCAATAGATGAAGTTCTTTTTTTAAAAGATGAACTAAAACATTTAAAAAATGAATTACAAAAACAAAAATATGATTTTAATAAAAATATTTCTATAGGTATAATGATAGAGACTCCTGCATCAGCTATAATATCTCATTTTCTAATAAAAGAAATTGATTTTTTCAGTATAGGTACAAATGATTTAACACAATATACATTAGCTGTAGATCGAGGAAATGATTTAATTTCACATTTATATAACCCTATTCATCCAGCAATTTTATGTCTTATTAAACGAGTTATAGATGCTTCTCATGAAGAAGGTAAATGGACAGGAATGTGTGGTGAATTAGCAAGTGACGAATTTTTTATTCCTGTATTATTAGGTATGGGATTAAATGAATTAAGTATGAATGCTATTTCTATTCCAAAAATTAAAAATATTATTCGTAATACTAAAATAAGTAAAGCTAAAGAATTAGCAAATAATATTTTATTACAACCTACAATTAAAAATATTCAAAATTTATTACTAGAATTTAATAAAAAAAACTATTTTTAA
- the aspS gene encoding aspartate--tRNA ligase, whose product MEKIFCGEINKKFLNQEIVLYGWVQSYRNLGKLIFINLKDREGIIQAVFKPEYKIAYDIANTLRNNFCIKIKGKIVKRKKKNIKLLTGEIEIIVFDILILNKSKSLPIDTNISNTEEIRLKYRYLDLRRFKMIENLKLRSKITHYIRNFLEKNKFLNIETPILTNSTLEGSRDYLVPSRIAKHHFYALPQSPQIFKQLLMISGLDRYYQIAKCFRDEDLRSDRQPEFTQIDIEMSFIKSDKFRLFIEKIIFYIWKKIKNISLNKFKIFTFKESMKIFGTDKPDLRNKLKLVDLSSLFIKINKKRIISIKVKNKYLSNIKLKNLNKYILFINKFGTNDLNIFKVYQNKLINLFDKKKIYFPDLNYCKMQSIIIKNHACDGDIIFIGTEYLCDDISSMGYLRKKLGKDLNLSKENKYYPLWIIDYPLFKKDKINNLVSMNHPFTSPKNYSVNDLYNLLEKNPKQIISDSYDLVINGYEIGSGSMRINNYKIQKKIFDFLKISKINQQKNFGFFLEALKFGTPPHIGIALGLDRLVMLLANINNIRDVIAFPKTTSANCLLTHAPNKIDTSLLKDYGLSYTF is encoded by the coding sequence ATAGAAAAAATTTTTTGTGGTGAAATTAATAAAAAATTTCTCAATCAAGAAATTGTTCTTTACGGATGGGTACAAAGTTATAGAAATTTAGGAAAATTAATTTTTATTAATTTAAAAGATAGAGAGGGTATAATTCAAGCAGTTTTTAAGCCTGAATATAAAATAGCTTATGATATAGCAAATACATTACGTAATAATTTTTGTATAAAAATTAAAGGAAAAATAGTAAAAAGAAAAAAAAAAAATATAAAATTATTAACAGGAGAAATTGAAATTATTGTATTTGATATTTTGATTTTAAATAAATCTAAATCTTTACCTATAGATACTAATATTAGTAATACAGAAGAAATTAGATTAAAATATAGATATTTAGATCTAAGACGATTTAAAATGATTGAAAATTTAAAATTAAGATCAAAAATAACACATTATATTAGAAATTTTTTAGAAAAAAATAAATTTTTAAATATTGAAACTCCTATATTAACAAATTCTACATTAGAAGGTTCAAGAGATTATTTAGTACCTAGTAGAATTGCTAAACATCATTTTTATGCTTTACCACAATCTCCTCAAATTTTCAAACAATTATTAATGATTTCCGGATTAGATCGTTATTATCAAATTGCTAAATGTTTTCGTGATGAAGATTTACGTTCAGATCGTCAACCAGAATTTACACAAATTGATATAGAAATGTCTTTTATAAAATCAGATAAATTTAGATTATTTATAGAGAAAATAATATTTTATATATGGAAAAAAATAAAAAATATATCTTTAAATAAATTTAAAATTTTTACTTTTAAAGAATCGATGAAAATTTTTGGAACAGATAAACCTGATTTAAGAAATAAATTAAAACTTGTAGATTTAAGTAGCTTATTTATTAAAATAAATAAAAAAAGAATTATTTCTATTAAAGTTAAGAATAAATATTTATCTAATATAAAATTAAAAAATTTAAATAAATATATATTATTTATTAATAAATTTGGTACAAATGATTTAAATATTTTTAAAGTATATCAAAATAAATTAATTAATTTATTTGATAAAAAAAAGATATATTTTCCAGATTTAAATTATTGTAAAATGCAGAGTATTATTATTAAGAATCATGCTTGTGATGGTGATATTATTTTTATTGGAACAGAATATTTATGTGATGATATATCTTCAATGGGATATTTAAGAAAAAAACTGGGCAAAGATTTAAATCTAAGTAAAGAAAACAAATATTATCCATTATGGATAATTGATTATCCATTATTTAAAAAAGATAAAATAAATAATCTGGTTTCTATGAATCATCCGTTTACATCTCCAAAAAATTATTCTGTAAATGATTTATATAATCTTTTAGAAAAAAATCCTAAACAGATAATATCTGATTCATATGATTTAGTTATTAATGGATATGAAATAGGTAGTGGTTCTATGAGAATAAATAATTATAAAATACAAAAAAAAATATTTGATTTTCTTAAAATAAGTAAAATTAATCAACAAAAAAATTTTGGTTTTTTTTTAGAAGCTTTAAAATTTGGTACTCCGCCTCACATAGGAATCGCTTTAGGATTAGATAGATTAGTAATGTTATTAGCAAATATTAATAATATTCGTGATGTTATAGCGTTTCCAAAAACAACATCTGCAAATTGTTTATTAACTCATGCTCCTAACAAAATTGATACTTCTTTACTTAAAGATTATGGATTGTCATATACATTTTAA
- the lysA gene encoding diaminopimelate decarboxylase, with product MNIKVFDQKFNKNNISIKTILFLAKKYHTPFWLYCAENIKNKIFQLKKFDVIRFAQKSCSNINILKLMKNEGVKVDAISLGEIERALIAGYNPKNINDIVFTSDVFEKKTLKRIITLNITVNIGSIDMLHQLGKISKGHNIWLRINPGFGYGHNKKTNTGGVNSKHGIWYKDLEESIFLIKKYSLNLIGIHMHIGSGVNYKHLQKVCDSMLYNVLQPYMPKINIISAGGGLPIPYKKTDIIVNTHHYFDIWNKTRNILKNFFKKNIKIEIEPGRFLVAESGILICQVCAIKIIKNKRFVLVNVGFNDLMRPVMYGSYHYISAISSRGRDMFNDCKIETIVAGPLCESGDVFTQSENGEINFFMLPKVCINDYLIFHDTGAYGASMSSNYNSRPLIPEILIENNIPKLIRRRQKIEELINLELC from the coding sequence ATGAATATTAAAGTTTTTGATCAAAAATTTAATAAAAATAATATTTCCATTAAAACTATTTTATTTTTGGCAAAAAAGTATCATACCCCATTTTGGTTGTATTGTGCAGAAAATATAAAAAATAAAATTTTTCAATTAAAAAAATTTGATGTAATAAGATTTGCACAAAAATCTTGCTCTAATATAAATATTTTAAAATTAATGAAAAATGAAGGAGTAAAAGTAGATGCTATTTCATTAGGGGAAATAGAAAGAGCTTTAATTGCAGGATATAATCCAAAAAATATAAATGATATTGTTTTTACATCAGATGTTTTTGAAAAAAAAACATTAAAACGTATTATTACTTTAAATATTACTGTTAATATTGGATCAATAGATATGTTACATCAATTAGGAAAAATATCTAAAGGTCATAATATATGGTTAAGAATTAATCCAGGTTTTGGTTATGGACATAATAAAAAAACAAATACAGGAGGAGTAAATAGTAAGCATGGTATTTGGTATAAAGATTTAGAAGAATCTATTTTTTTAATAAAAAAATATAGTTTAAATTTAATAGGCATACATATGCATATAGGTTCAGGAGTAAATTATAAACATTTACAAAAAGTATGTGATTCCATGCTATATAATGTATTACAACCCTATATGCCAAAAATTAATATTATTTCTGCAGGAGGAGGATTACCTATACCTTATAAAAAAACTGATATTATAGTTAATACTCATCATTATTTTGATATATGGAATAAAACAAGAAATATTCTTAAAAATTTTTTTAAAAAAAATATAAAAATAGAAATTGAACCAGGAAGATTTTTAGTAGCTGAATCAGGTATATTAATTTGTCAGGTATGTGCTATAAAAATTATTAAAAATAAAAGATTTGTTTTAGTTAATGTTGGTTTTAATGATTTAATGAGACCTGTAATGTATGGGAGTTACCATTATATATCTGCGATTTCTTCTAGAGGAAGAGATATGTTTAATGATTGTAAAATTGAAACTATTGTTGCAGGACCTTTATGTGAATCAGGAGATGTATTTACTCAATCAGAAAATGGGGAAATTAATTTTTTTATGTTACCAAAAGTTTGTATCAATGATTATTTAATTTTTCATGATACAGGAGCATATGGAGCATCGATGTCTTCTAATTATAACAGCCGACCTTTAATCCCAGAAATTTTAATTGAAAATAATATTCCTAAATTAATAAGAAGACGTCAAAAAATAGAAGAATTAATTAACTTAGAATTATGTTAA
- the crr gene encoding PTS glucose transporter subunit IIA, whose product MNIFSNFFKKKSKKLEMTRIFAPISGKIINIKKVPDVVFADKIVGDGIAIDPTGNIIVSPVDGVIGKIFDTNHAFSIKTINNIELFIHFGIDTINLKGQGFTRKFDLEKTNVVKKGEIIIELDLEFLKKKAKSIYTPIVISNIDTINKIKKYTGNVIASIDPILEIYK is encoded by the coding sequence ATGAACATTTTTTCTAATTTTTTTAAAAAAAAATCTAAAAAACTTGAAATGACTAGGATTTTTGCTCCTATTTCAGGGAAAATTATAAATATAAAAAAAGTTCCTGATGTTGTTTTCGCAGATAAAATAGTAGGAGATGGTATCGCAATTGATCCAACTGGAAATATTATAGTATCTCCTGTTGATGGAGTAATAGGAAAAATTTTTGATACTAATCATGCTTTTTCAATAAAAACTATTAATAATATCGAATTATTTATTCATTTTGGAATTGATACAATAAATTTAAAAGGACAAGGATTTACAAGAAAATTTGATTTAGAAAAAACTAATGTTGTAAAAAAAGGTGAAATCATTATTGAATTAGATTTAGAATTCTTAAAAAAGAAAGCTAAATCTATATATACTCCTATTGTTATTTCTAATATTGATACAATTAATAAAATTAAAAAATATACAGGAAATGTTATTGCTAGTATAGATCCTATATTAGAAATATACAAATAA
- a CDS encoding MutH/Sau3AI family endonuclease — protein MKKIFSTIILNENILFLRAKLITGYHIIDIIKWLNYPINNNSIKDKGLIGKLVEYYLIGEKQNNKLNQDIPYLGIEIKTITINLKNKILNDSFICSFPLLIKNNLSFYKKKLYEKISKILWIPIITKSVNTHIFKKKIGNPFFWEPSTKDKIKLDNDWNNLIKLLIIGQLQNINYYNGYILLVKNKSNTKQLTKTINKNGKILYISPKAFYFKKKYLNSLFQFK, from the coding sequence ATGAAAAAAATTTTTTCTACAATAATATTAAATGAAAATATTTTATTTTTAAGGGCAAAATTAATAACTGGATATCATATAATTGATATTATAAAATGGTTAAATTATCCGATAAATAATAATTCTATAAAAGATAAAGGATTAATAGGTAAATTAGTTGAATATTATTTAATAGGAGAAAAACAAAACAACAAATTAAATCAAGATATTCCATATTTAGGAATAGAAATTAAAACAATTACTATAAATTTAAAAAATAAAATTTTAAATGATAGTTTTATTTGTTCTTTTCCTTTATTAATTAAAAATAATTTATCTTTTTATAAAAAAAAATTATATGAAAAAATATCAAAAATTTTATGGATACCTATAATAACTAAAAGTGTAAATACTCATATATTCAAAAAAAAAATAGGAAATCCGTTTTTTTGGGAACCTTCTACTAAAGATAAAATAAAATTAGATAATGATTGGAACAATTTAATAAAATTATTAATTATAGGACAATTACAAAATATTAATTATTATAATGGTTATATTTTGTTAGTTAAAAATAAAAGTAATACAAAACAACTAACTAAAACAATTAATAAAAATGGGAAAATTTTATATATTTCTCCTAAAGCTTTTTATTTTAAAAAAAAATATCTTAATTCTTTATTTCAATTTAAATAA
- a CDS encoding HPr family phosphocarrier protein, which translates to MLQKEIIINNTHGFHTRPAALFVKEAKNFISDITITSNGNTVNAKSLFKIQTLGLTKGTLIILKTSGIDEKKAIEHLSHVIQNL; encoded by the coding sequence ATGTTACAAAAAGAAATTATTATTAATAATACTCATGGTTTTCATACTCGTCCTGCGGCACTTTTTGTAAAAGAAGCTAAAAATTTTATCTCTGATATTACTATTACATCTAATGGTAATACAGTAAATGCTAAAAGCTTATTTAAAATACAAACTTTAGGATTAACTAAGGGAACTTTAATTATTTTAAAAACTTCTGGAATAGATGAAAAAAAAGCTATAGAACATTTATCTCATGTTATTCAAAATTTATAA